The genomic segment ATCAGGGTGAACCATGCGAAAGGCAGGAACGGCGTGACAGCTGCCCCAAGAGCCACCGTGAGCTGCTGGAGGCCATACCTGAGGCGCTGACAATGCAGCCTCAATGTCAGCATCTGCAGATTGGGATGGAGGATGGTGCTGGGCCTGTCATGGACCTGCCATCACGTGGCCTAGTCAGGTAATTAGAATATCAATTTTTTATCGTGGTGCTGGTTTCTCTAAGGTCTGTCAGATAGGTGCACATAGTTAAACCAgtcttatttttaatattactcaCTTATATAATACCAGTCGCACacagctgtgcataaatgataCCAATCTAACCGAAAgccaacacacaaaacaaccatTGATTGCCATGTGATTTAAAACTTTATAAAAccaattttaatttattttcttcagAATAAAAAGAGCTACGCTGCTTGAAACTCAAACATTTGTGTTAATTTACCAAAAAAGCATATCTTTGTAAAATACAACCCATGGATTACAAGGACTACAGATGACCTAAAACCTTTTCTTTTGGTGTCTTTGTATTTCCAGGGTTTCATCAGTCCAGTTCCACAAAGCTGATCGGCCCTGTCTGAACCGTCACAGCTCCAGCAGTGGCGCCCTCTTCAATCCCTCCCATACACACACTGCAGTGTCACGAATGACAGGCCCAGTCCTCTCAACCTGCAGCACTCCGTCTAGCCACCGGAGACCACTAGTGCCAGTGCAGCACCACCAGGGGTCAAGCTCAGTTGGGATGCTGAggagaagcagaacattgcacCATCGGCCACCTCCACAAGAGTACCGTCGAAGAGCCAGCCACCCAGCTTCCCCATCCTACTGCGCTGCAACCCTGCACCACTGTGGAGGCGTCGCACCACATAACGTCTTGCCACCAGGCCTGCCAGAGGAAGGCGAGCTAGTCACAGGTGTGATGGCTTCCCACCCTGGAGGCATGGCCCTCTCACCCCAACAACATGCCACCACTCTGGGGCACATCAGAGGTGCCAACAACCTTGAGCGTTGCTATGACAACAACTCCAACAGCCAGCTCACGCACCATGACTGGTGGCACTCACAAGAAAGAAGCTTGATGCCTGAGCCAATGTTGGCAGAAAGGAacagagagatagagagggaACTGGAGCAAAAAAGGCAAATTCAAAAAGAGAAAGAGCTTGAAAGGGAGAGGGAGACACAGATTCAGGAGGAGATGGAAAGGGAAAGGCAGAAGGAGATTGAGAGGAGCCGAGTCAGAGAGCAGCAGCACCTCCAGAGTCTTGTCTTGCCTCCTCAGGCCGGTGACGTCAATGACACATGGCCAAAACCCGCCAGCCGTCAGTCTCATGGAAGTGGAGGTGGCAGAGGCCTCTACAGCACTCTGGAAG from the Oreochromis aureus strain Israel breed Guangdong linkage group 5, ZZ_aureus, whole genome shotgun sequence genome contains:
- the LOC120440372 gene encoding uncharacterized protein LOC120440372 — protein: MDLPSRGLVRVSSVQFHKADRPCLNRHSSSSGALFNPSHTHTAVSRMTGPVLSTCSTPSSHRRPLVPVQHHQGSSSVGMLRRSRTLHHRPPPQEYRRRASHPASPSYCAATLHHCGGVAPHNVLPPGLPEEGELVTGVMASHPGGMALSPQQHATTLGHIRGANNLERCYDNNSNSQLTHHDWWHSQERSLMPEPMLAERNREIERELEQKRQIQKEKELERERETQIQEEMERERQKEIERSRVREQQHLQSLVLPPQAGDVNDTWPKPASRQSHGSGGGRGLYSTLEGHTGACATAGQDVNKGPINAGSSSNHSSGLQSRFNPNCKPNTTTRVSRSQLLRDRASQLADERSGMSTDEETSTDMLLGRYWSRTERREQFLLAREQRQQQQLQQLQASRGTVRDVVSRGGPVVGGGGGASADDGGLLDSNGVRAFAEGRCNTVLELSQRKLSRMRNRKLLDDWTTVEELLTHGTRLDNQDVMLCPSSLLTVTTV